The proteins below are encoded in one region of Malaclemys terrapin pileata isolate rMalTer1 chromosome 8, rMalTer1.hap1, whole genome shotgun sequence:
- the LOC128841479 gene encoding uncharacterized protein K02A2.6-like: MQQWALLPSAHTYEIKYRKSTLHGNADGLLRLPLPVNRQDIAQKEIFLFEQVENTPITAIQVKKATRVDPILSQVMDLVMNGTSRRTSLVSRDLVTYMSRRTELSIQSGYLLWGRHVIIPPPLRSQMLEQLHSGHCGIVRMKEIAQSYFWWPGLDSAIEKKARACMSCQGVRNAPQWAPLHPWDWPENPWQRIHVDFADPLEGSMFLVVVDAHSKWPEVSIMQSTTAESTIQKLRGLFSRFGLPEQLVSDNGLQFVSQEFQKFMKANGIHHITSAPYHPSTNGLAERFVQTMKQALKSARGQLSIQKRLDTFLLSYRNTPHATTKASPAFLMMGRQLCTCFDLLKPSEPQQIVQRQQQDQVIRHALRAKDQTFSPGQRVLARNYTSGAKWVPAAVIAQTGPVSYTVQTSEDLSWQRHVDQLLPGHTSPQDTSSVELPDFTTSGETPNQESPVPDISPPLLPAAEIPLCPA, translated from the coding sequence ATGCAACAGTGGGCATTGTTGCCTTCCGCGCACACATATGAAATCAAATATCGGAAATCCACTCTGCACGGCAATGCGGATGGTCTCTTAAGGCTGCCTTTGCCAGTCAACCGTCAAGATATTGCCCAGAAGGAAATCTTTCTCTTTGAACAGGTAGAGAATACACCCATCACCGCTATTCAGGTAAAGAAGGCAACTCGAGTTGACCCAATATTGTCCCAGGTTATGGACCTGGTGATGAATGGAACATCTCGACGAACCTCTCTGGTCTCACGTGACCTTGTTACCTACATGTCCAGGAGGACGGAGTTATCAATCCAATCTGGTTATTTGTTGTGGGGAAGACATGTTATTATCCCACCACCACTGAGATCACAGATGTTAGAACAGCTCCATTCCGGTCACTGTGGAATAGTGCGCATGAAGGAAATTGCACAAAGCTATTTTTGGTGGCCTGGGTTGGACAGTGCTATTGAAAAGAAGGCAAGAGCTTGTATGTCATGTCAGGGTGTGAGGAATGCACCCCAGTGGGCACCCCTACATCCATGGGACTGGCCTGAAAACCCGTGGCAACGTATTCACGTTGACTTCGCTGACCCCCTTGAAGGAAGCATGTTCTTGGTGGTGGTAGATGCCCATTCTAAATGGCCAGAAGTCTCAATAATGCAGTCCACTACTGCAGAGAGTACTATCCAAAAACTACGAGGACTCTTTAGTCGTTTCGGTCTGCCAGAACAACTTGTGAGTGACAATGGACTGCAGTTCGTCTCTCAGGAGTTTCAAAAGTTTATGAAGGCAAATGGGATACACCACATCACTTCAGCACCATATCATCCATCCACCAATGGATTAGCTGAAAGATTTGTGCAGACAATGAAACAAGCTTTGAAATCAGCAAGGGGACAATTAtccattcaaaagcgtctggaCACCTTCTTACTATCCTACAGAAACACACCTCATGCTACGACCAAGGCATCCCCGGCCTTTCTAATGATGGGACGACAGCTGtgcacttgctttgatctgctgaaaccttctGAACCCCAACAAATTGTGCAACGTCAGCAGCAAGATCAAGTTATCAGGCATGCACTCAGAGCAAAAGACCAAACCTTTAGCCCGGGACAACGAGTTTTGGCTCGGAATTatacttctggagctaaatgggtCCCTGCCGCTGTCATCGCTCAAACGGGACCTGTTTCCTACACAGTCCAGACTTCAGAGGATCTCTCCTGGCAGCGACATGTAGATCAGCTGCTGCCAGGTCATACCAGTCCTCAGGACACATCTTCAGTTGAGCtgcctgacttcaccacctccggCGAGACACCAAATCAAGAGTCACCTGTTCCTGACATTTCCCCTCCATTACTGCCAGCGGCAGAGATACCCCTCTGCCCGGCATGA